In bacterium, the genomic window CCAAATATCAAAATAGAAGGAATCTTTTCCCACCTTGCAACCTCATATTTAAAGGATAAAACTTATGCAAATTGCCAATTTGAAAGGTTTTCTTATGTCCTAAAAAGCCTTTCTGAAAAAGGGATAAATATTCCGATAAGGCATATTGCCGCATCTTCTGGAATTTTAGACCTACCCCTCGTCCACCTTGATATGGTAAGGCCTGGAATATTGCTTTATGGCCTATTTCCTTCAAAGGAGGTAGAGAAAAAATTTTTGCCAAAGGAGGCAATGTCCTGCAAGACAAGGATAGCGTTTTTAAGGAGGATTCCAGCTGGCTCGGGAATATCCTATGGTCAAACATATAGAACAGATAGGGAATCTACAATTGCGGTAATTCCTATAGGTTATTCCCATGGATTAAGGAGGGCATTGTCAAACAAGGGATTTGTTCTTGTAAGGGGAAAAAGGGCAAAAATGGTTGGGACAATATGTATGGATATGACAATGATTGATGTATCAGAAATTCCTGGTGTCTCTATGGGCGATGAGGTGGTTATATTTGGAAACCAGGGAGAGGCTTTTATTTCCATTGATGAGCTGGCAGATGCTTGCAATACAATAAACTATGAGATAATCACAGGAATAAACCAGAGGGTTCCTAGAATATACAAGGAATGACACAGATATTGTCTGCAAAAAAGGGGATAATTACAGATGAGGTAAAGAGGGTAGCCTTGGAAGAGGAGCTATCTATTGAGACCATTGTAGATGGAATAAAAGAGGGAATAATTACAATTCCAAAGAATAAGAAAAGAAATATAGAAAAAATTAAAGGCATCGGCAGCGGTTTATTAAAAAAGGTAAATGCAAATATTGGCTCATCAACCCTACTTTCCTCTTTAGAGTTTGAAAGAAAAAAGCTTTATTTTGCTTTAGAGGGAGGGACAGATACAATTATGGATTTGTCTGTGGGAGGAAATATTGACAAAATAAGAAAAACCCTCATTTCAGAATGCCCTGTTCCTTTTGGCACGGTTCCTATATATCAAGCCGCATCACTTGTTAAAAATATAGAGGATATAACCCCTTCCCTTATCCTTAAGGTAATCGAAAAACAAGCAGAAGATGGGGTTGATTTTATGACCATACATTGTGGCTTAAGGCAGGAATTCTTTCCTTTTCTTGAAAAGAGGCTTATTCCTATGGTAAGCAGGGGTGGAGCAATTATTTACCATTGGATGAAGAAAAAGAAAAAGGAAAATCCATTGTATGAATATTTTGAGGATATTTTAAAGATTGCCTTAAAATACGATGTTACATTAAGCTTAGGCGATAGCTTAAGGCCTGGCTGCCTTGCTGATTCTACAGATTCTAGCCAGATAAAGGAGCTAATCCAGTTGGGAGAATTAAGGGACATTGCACACAAGAAAGGTGTTCAGATAATCATTGAAGGACCAGGCCACCTTCCCCTTAATCATATAAAAGCAAATGTTAAATTGGCAAAAAAGATAACCAAAAATGCACCATTGTATTTGCTTGGCCCAATTCCCTGCGATATTGCCCCAGGCTATGACCATGTAACCTCTGCCATTGGTGCCTCTTTGGCTGCTTTGTATGGTGCGGATTTTATCTGCTATGTAACACCCTCTGAACACCTTGGCCTTCCTACACCAGATGAGGTAAAAGAGGGTGTAATTTCAGCAAAAATTGCCGGAATTTGTGCCGATATTGCTTTGGGAAAAAAAGCATTAGTAGAGAGGAATATAGAAATGGCTAAGGCAAGGAAGGCTCTTAATTGGAAAAAACAAGAAAGCCTTTCAATTGACCCCAAAAAGGTAAAAAGCTACCACTTAAAAAACAAAACCCCCTGCACAATGTGTGGCGATTTTTGTGTGTTTAAGATAAAATAAATGTTATCGCTCATTTTCTTTCTTTACATAATAGGCTATTGCTAGTATGCATAACCAAAGAACCATAGCAATAATTCCCGAGAAAATCTTTAGCTCCTTACTAAAAAGAGAGCCAATAGCCACTGTGGTTAATTATTTTGCCAAATCAAACAATACCCTTGTCATCTCTTTTCTACCCTCCCGGTTTGCCATACAAATAAAGTCTATTACCCCTTTTTCTCAAATGTAAAAAAATGGCTTTTGAAAGAGAAACAAAAAAATTTTTGGCATACCTTGCTCAAGAAAATTATT contains:
- the alr gene encoding alanine racemase, with the protein product MNNVWVEINIAAILYNLSCIKNITSSKILAVVKADAYGHGAIKVVRAIKDKVDMLGVFSIEEGIALREAGIRERILILGPSQASYADKIIHYDLTPSVFTEEMLKSLSLKAKKPINVHIKIDTGMWRIGVPYNDATLFIEKAISYPNIKIEGIFSHLATSYLKDKTYANCQFERFSYVLKSLSEKGINIPIRHIAASSGILDLPLVHLDMVRPGILLYGLFPSKEVEKKFLPKEAMSCKTRIAFLRRIPAGSGISYGQTYRTDRESTIAVIPIGYSHGLRRALSNKGFVLVRGKRAKMVGTICMDMTMIDVSEIPGVSMGDEVVIFGNQGEAFISIDELADACNTINYEIITGINQRVPRIYKE
- the thiC gene encoding phosphomethylpyrimidine synthase ThiC, coding for MTQILSAKKGIITDEVKRVALEEELSIETIVDGIKEGIITIPKNKKRNIEKIKGIGSGLLKKVNANIGSSTLLSSLEFERKKLYFALEGGTDTIMDLSVGGNIDKIRKTLISECPVPFGTVPIYQAASLVKNIEDITPSLILKVIEKQAEDGVDFMTIHCGLRQEFFPFLEKRLIPMVSRGGAIIYHWMKKKKKENPLYEYFEDILKIALKYDVTLSLGDSLRPGCLADSTDSSQIKELIQLGELRDIAHKKGVQIIIEGPGHLPLNHIKANVKLAKKITKNAPLYLLGPIPCDIAPGYDHVTSAIGASLAALYGADFICYVTPSEHLGLPTPDEVKEGVISAKIAGICADIALGKKALVERNIEMAKARKALNWKKQESLSIDPKKVKSYHLKNKTPCTMCGDFCVFKIK